From Solwaraspora sp. WMMD1047, the proteins below share one genomic window:
- a CDS encoding glucosyl-3-phosphoglycerate synthase, with the protein MEAWTTYRTGSAERWTADQLVRAKGAQRVSVVIPARDEEATVGAIVATIHRHLVARMPLVDELIVVDSRSNDRTAAVATAAGARVVSQDEITRGLPQLSGKGDALWAGLAASTGDVIAFVDADLREFRAHFVTGLLGPLLTDPSVEFVKGFYHRPLVSATGVEQDGGGRVTELVARPLFNLFWPELAGFVQPLAGEYAGRRAVLEQVPFVSGYGVETALLIDLLELVGLDALAQVDLGERLHRHQDTAALGRMSAQILLTVWSRLHRQGKVATHTPPGTLLTQFRRGADSDALPNLGREIVVSDVSVQERPPLAQLRTQARPWPAQLARR; encoded by the coding sequence GCGTGGTCATCCCGGCCCGCGACGAGGAGGCCACCGTCGGCGCCATCGTCGCCACGATCCACCGGCACCTCGTCGCACGGATGCCGCTGGTGGACGAGCTGATCGTGGTCGACTCCCGGTCCAACGACCGGACCGCGGCCGTGGCCACCGCGGCCGGCGCCCGGGTGGTCAGCCAGGACGAGATCACCCGCGGCCTGCCGCAGCTGTCCGGCAAGGGCGACGCCCTCTGGGCGGGGCTGGCGGCCAGCACCGGCGATGTGATCGCCTTCGTCGACGCGGACCTGCGCGAGTTCCGGGCGCACTTCGTCACCGGGCTGCTCGGCCCGCTGCTCACCGACCCCTCGGTGGAGTTCGTGAAGGGCTTCTACCACCGGCCCCTGGTCAGCGCCACCGGCGTCGAGCAGGACGGCGGCGGCCGGGTCACCGAACTGGTCGCCCGCCCGCTGTTCAACCTCTTCTGGCCGGAGCTGGCGGGGTTCGTCCAGCCACTCGCCGGCGAGTACGCCGGCCGCCGCGCGGTGCTCGAACAGGTGCCGTTCGTCTCCGGGTACGGCGTGGAGACCGCACTGCTCATCGACCTGCTGGAGCTGGTCGGGCTGGACGCGCTGGCCCAGGTGGACCTCGGCGAACGGCTGCACCGGCACCAGGACACCGCCGCACTCGGCCGGATGTCGGCCCAGATCCTGCTCACGGTCTGGTCCCGGCTGCACCGCCAGGGCAAGGTCGCCACCCACACTCCCCCGGGCACGCTGCTCACCCAGTTCCGACGCGGCGCCGACAGCGACGCGCTGCCCAACCTCGGGCGGGAGATCGTGGTCAGCGACGTCTCCGTGCAGGAACGGCCGCCGCTGGCCCAGCTGCGCACGCAGGCCCGGCCCTGGCCGGCCCAGTTGGCCCGGCGGTGA
- a CDS encoding glycosyltransferase: MSLTVLMNAGPWLAVPPPGYGGIENVIATLVPPLRRLGVRVVLASVGDSALPADGRVSVFETGQFAALQRPYNQVCGLAQAHLHGVIRALRDRDDIDLVHDHVEAVGLATLAALPADSVPVLHTLHWDLAKHPELYGTIDGGERVKVNGVSAAQLARAPAALRAHSVGHVHLATPLAVAADRRPRTEKGSHLVVLGRITPGKGQDLGARLAHQVGFDLVLAGPVGPYHRPADLAVADPAEQNPDVRFWREQVAPFVDGDRVRWVGTVAGAERDELVATARAALFPLRWEEPGGTAVVESLALGTPVVATARGCLPELVEHGRTGLLADDETELADLVCAVDRLSGDECRREAARRFTPDVMARRYLDLYDRVRQLRLEVLEPPALRRLADETAGRPVAGTR; this comes from the coding sequence GTGAGCCTGACCGTGCTGATGAACGCCGGCCCGTGGCTGGCGGTGCCGCCGCCGGGCTACGGCGGCATCGAGAACGTCATCGCCACCCTCGTCCCGCCGCTGCGCCGGCTGGGCGTCCGGGTGGTGCTCGCCTCGGTCGGCGACAGCGCACTGCCGGCCGACGGCCGGGTGTCGGTCTTCGAGACCGGCCAGTTCGCCGCCCTGCAACGCCCGTACAACCAGGTGTGCGGGCTTGCCCAGGCGCACCTGCACGGGGTGATCCGGGCGCTGCGCGACCGCGACGACATCGACCTGGTGCACGACCACGTCGAGGCGGTCGGGCTGGCCACCCTGGCGGCGCTGCCGGCCGATTCCGTCCCGGTGCTGCACACCCTGCACTGGGATCTGGCCAAACATCCGGAGCTGTACGGGACGATCGACGGCGGTGAGCGGGTCAAGGTCAACGGGGTCTCCGCCGCCCAACTCGCCCGCGCCCCGGCCGCGCTGCGGGCGCACTCGGTCGGGCACGTGCACCTGGCCACCCCACTGGCCGTGGCGGCCGACCGGCGGCCCCGGACCGAGAAGGGCAGCCATCTGGTCGTCCTCGGCCGGATCACGCCGGGCAAGGGGCAGGATCTCGGCGCCCGGCTGGCCCACCAGGTCGGGTTCGACCTGGTGCTGGCCGGACCGGTCGGGCCGTACCACCGACCGGCCGACCTGGCCGTCGCGGACCCCGCGGAGCAGAACCCGGATGTGCGGTTCTGGCGGGAGCAGGTGGCGCCCTTCGTCGACGGCGACCGGGTCCGGTGGGTCGGCACCGTGGCCGGCGCGGAGCGCGACGAGCTGGTGGCCACCGCCCGCGCCGCGCTGTTCCCGCTGCGCTGGGAGGAGCCGGGTGGCACCGCCGTGGTCGAGTCGCTCGCGCTCGGCACCCCGGTGGTGGCGACCGCCCGGGGCTGCCTGCCCGAACTGGTCGAGCACGGCCGTACCGGCCTGCTCGCGGACGACGAGACGGAGCTCGCCGACCTGGTCTGCGCGGTCGACCGGCTCAGCGGCGACGAGTGCCGCCGGGAGGCGGCCCGACGGTTCACCCCGGACGTGATGGCCCGCCGCTACCTCGACCTGTACGACCGGGTCCGTCAGCTCCGCCTCGAGGTGCTGGAACCGCCGGCCCTGCGCCGTTTGGCCGACGAGACTGCGGGAAGGCCGGTGGCCGGGACCCGATGA
- a CDS encoding DUF4383 domain-containing protein, whose amino-acid sequence MASRPGSALDQPRTGRPVVRLLANLAAGAVTLIGVLGFVPGVTSDLADLELVGAGSGARLFGVIQVSVLLNAVHLLIGAVGLVLARTDRGARAFLVGAGLALLLLWIVGLATDDQRSTNFLPANQAGNWLHLLLGTALLAVGLRAGTAPPAR is encoded by the coding sequence ATGGCATCTCGACCTGGCTCCGCTCTCGACCAGCCCAGGACCGGCCGGCCGGTGGTGCGGCTCCTGGCCAACCTCGCGGCCGGGGCGGTGACCCTGATCGGGGTGCTGGGGTTCGTACCCGGGGTCACCTCCGACCTGGCCGACCTCGAGCTGGTCGGCGCCGGTTCCGGCGCCCGGCTGTTCGGCGTCATTCAGGTGTCGGTGCTGCTCAACGCGGTGCACCTGCTGATTGGTGCCGTCGGCCTGGTGCTGGCGCGGACCGACCGCGGCGCCCGAGCGTTCCTCGTCGGCGCCGGCCTGGCGCTGCTGCTGCTCTGGATCGTCGGGCTGGCCACCGACGACCAGCGGTCGACCAACTTCCTGCCCGCGAACCAGGCCGGCAACTGGCTGCATCTGTTGCTGGGCACGGCCCTGCTCGCTGTCGGACTGCGGGCCGGAACCGCTCCACCGGCGCGCTGA
- a CDS encoding ATP-binding protein, translating to MASRLDCQVEDDSPVTVVRLRGSLDLTTTRPVHAALQRCLADQPDALVVDLTTVRVEERLALSVFAAVARQAAIWPEVPVVVCGPTDDTADWLAATSAGRRVAVRRDCAAAIREATRRSAAPRLRAHLEPVSGACRRARELASEACQRWNLPDLAGPTRLVLSEFVGNVVRHAGTPMDVTLTLRRPFLHVAVADGSQGAVLPGNPHPRAEGGRGLLLVRELAQRWGSLPIGDGKVVWAVLPAH from the coding sequence ATGGCGAGCCGGCTGGACTGTCAGGTCGAGGACGACTCACCGGTGACGGTGGTCAGGCTGCGCGGCTCACTCGACCTCACCACCACCCGGCCGGTGCACGCCGCCCTGCAGCGCTGCCTCGCCGACCAGCCGGACGCCCTGGTGGTCGACCTCACCACCGTCCGGGTCGAGGAGCGGCTGGCGCTGTCGGTCTTCGCCGCGGTGGCCCGGCAGGCCGCCATCTGGCCGGAGGTTCCGGTGGTGGTCTGCGGACCCACCGACGACACCGCCGACTGGCTGGCCGCGACGTCCGCCGGCCGGCGGGTCGCGGTGCGTCGCGACTGCGCCGCGGCGATCCGGGAGGCCACCCGACGGTCCGCCGCGCCCCGGCTCCGGGCCCACCTGGAGCCGGTGAGCGGCGCCTGCCGGCGGGCCCGCGAACTGGCCAGCGAGGCCTGCCAGCGGTGGAACCTGCCGGACCTGGCCGGCCCGACCCGGCTGGTCCTGAGCGAGTTCGTCGGCAACGTGGTGCGGCACGCCGGCACCCCGATGGACGTCACGTTGACCCTGCGCCGGCCGTTCCTGCATGTCGCGGTCGCCGACGGCAGCCAGGGGGCGGTGTTGCCGGGCAACCCGCACCCACGCGCCGAGGGCGGACGTGGTCTGCTGCTCGTCCGGGAGCTGGCGCAGCGCTGGGGCAGCCTGCCGATCGGTGACGGCAAGGTGGTCTGGGCGGTCCTGCCGGCGCACTGA
- the ctaD gene encoding cytochrome c oxidase subunit I → MSEHVITESGPTTPPVLLAPPRLGARPGPVRPHLPGGKIIRLLGTTDAKQIGLLYLGTSFGFFVAAGIMALLMRAELARAGLQFLSTEQYNQLFTAHGTVMMLLFATPLAFGFGNYVVPLQIGAPDVAFPRLNALAYWLYLFGGLLVLGGFLTPGGSADFGWTAYTPLSLPEHSPGVGANMWIVGLVVSGLGTILGAVNLIATIMTLRAPGLTMFRLPIFTWNMLFTAVLVILVFPLLAATLLALAADRLLGAHVYDPAHGGPLLWQHLFWFFGHPEVYIVALPFFGIITEVIPVFARKPIFGYKGLVLATIAITVLSMTVWAHHMFGTGQVLLPFFSLLSYLIAVPTGVKFFNWIGTMWKGQLTFETPMLFAVGFLVTFLLGGLTGVLLASPPVDWHTHDSYFVVAHFHYVLFGTIVFAAFAGVYFWFPKMTGRLLDERLGKLHFWTMFLGFHGTFLVHHWLGAEGMPRRYADYLPTDGFTTLNTISTVGSFVLGTSTLFFIWNVWKSYRFGREVEVDDPWGFGNSLEWATSCPPPLRNFDRLPRIRSERPAFDLKYGPLIADLGRDLPQRAAKAPRELHEQLHPAEGTGRPTAGRLRVVVPDSDPRTGARPIEVPAPEAVRRPEFEPGQPDVGLDADRGGPESERWRTGEGRPASPGAEPPTDRSPGGP, encoded by the coding sequence ATGTCGGAACACGTCATCACCGAGTCGGGGCCGACCACCCCGCCGGTGCTGCTGGCGCCACCCCGGCTCGGCGCCCGGCCGGGTCCGGTCCGGCCACACCTGCCCGGCGGAAAGATCATCCGGCTGCTCGGCACCACCGACGCCAAACAGATCGGCCTGCTCTACCTCGGCACGTCCTTCGGCTTCTTCGTCGCCGCCGGCATCATGGCCCTGCTGATGCGGGCCGAACTGGCCCGGGCCGGCCTGCAGTTCCTCTCGACGGAGCAGTACAACCAGCTCTTCACCGCGCACGGCACCGTGATGATGCTGCTCTTCGCCACCCCACTGGCCTTCGGTTTCGGCAACTACGTCGTACCGCTGCAGATCGGCGCCCCCGACGTCGCCTTCCCCCGGCTGAACGCGCTGGCGTACTGGCTGTACCTCTTCGGCGGGCTGCTGGTGCTCGGCGGCTTCCTCACCCCCGGCGGATCGGCGGACTTCGGCTGGACCGCCTACACGCCGTTGAGCTTGCCCGAGCACAGCCCCGGCGTCGGGGCCAACATGTGGATCGTCGGACTTGTCGTCTCCGGACTCGGCACCATCCTCGGCGCGGTCAACCTGATCGCCACCATCATGACGCTGCGGGCCCCTGGCCTGACCATGTTCCGGCTGCCGATCTTTACCTGGAACATGCTCTTCACCGCCGTCCTGGTGATCCTGGTCTTCCCGCTGCTGGCCGCCACCCTGCTGGCGCTGGCCGCCGACCGGCTGCTCGGCGCGCACGTCTACGACCCCGCGCACGGTGGGCCGCTGCTCTGGCAGCACCTGTTCTGGTTCTTCGGCCATCCGGAGGTCTACATCGTCGCGCTGCCGTTCTTCGGCATCATCACCGAGGTCATCCCGGTGTTCGCCCGCAAACCGATCTTCGGCTACAAGGGTCTGGTGCTGGCCACCATCGCCATCACGGTGCTGTCGATGACCGTCTGGGCCCACCACATGTTCGGCACCGGCCAGGTCCTGCTGCCGTTCTTCAGCCTGCTGAGCTACCTGATCGCGGTGCCGACCGGGGTCAAGTTCTTCAACTGGATCGGGACCATGTGGAAGGGGCAGCTCACCTTCGAGACGCCGATGCTGTTCGCGGTCGGCTTCCTCGTCACCTTCCTGCTCGGCGGGCTGACCGGGGTGCTGCTGGCCAGCCCGCCGGTCGACTGGCACACCCACGACAGCTACTTCGTGGTCGCGCACTTCCACTACGTGCTCTTCGGCACCATCGTCTTCGCCGCGTTCGCCGGGGTGTACTTCTGGTTCCCGAAGATGACCGGCCGGCTGCTCGACGAACGGCTCGGCAAGCTGCACTTCTGGACCATGTTCCTCGGCTTCCACGGCACCTTCCTGGTGCACCACTGGCTCGGCGCCGAAGGGATGCCCCGCCGCTACGCGGACTACCTACCGACGGACGGCTTCACCACCCTGAACACCATCTCGACGGTCGGCTCGTTCGTCCTCGGCACCTCGACCCTCTTCTTCATCTGGAACGTGTGGAAGTCGTACCGGTTCGGTCGCGAGGTCGAGGTCGACGACCCCTGGGGCTTCGGCAACTCACTGGAGTGGGCCACCAGCTGCCCGCCGCCGCTGCGCAACTTCGACCGGCTGCCCCGGATCCGCTCCGAACGACCGGCCTTCGATCTCAAGTACGGCCCACTCATCGCCGACCTCGGCCGGGATCTGCCGCAGCGGGCCGCCAAGGCGCCCCGGGAACTGCACGAGCAGCTGCACCCGGCGGAGGGCACCGGCCGGCCGACGGCGGGACGGTTGCGGGTCGTGGTGCCGGACTCCGATCCGCGTACCGGCGCCCGCCCGATCGAGGTGCCGGCGCCCGAGGCGGTCCGCCGGCCCGAGTTCGAGCCCGGCCAGCCCGACGTCGGGCTGGACGCCGACCGGGGCGGGCCGGAGAGTGAGCGCTGGCGTACCGGGGAAGGCCGCCCGGCGTCCCCCGGCGCCGAGCCGCCGACCGACCGGTCGCCGGGCGGGCCGTGA
- a CDS encoding SigB/SigF/SigG family RNA polymerase sigma factor codes for MFGQTTTGTPPATERGLEDLDAAAVAYAARIAGLPPDRRQEARDDLVRFALPFAGRLARRYRGRGEPLEDLEQVARLGLVNAVDRYDPERGSFTAYAAITIVGEIKRHFRDRTWGVHVPRRLRDLILEVGQATAALTSELSRSPTVAELAERLETPEEEILAALESAAGYSPASLNAPVGGESSAEFGDLVGASDNDLESVDDRVTVSGLLGRLPWRERRILAMRFYGNQTQAEIAARFGISQMHVSRLLSRALTWLRQAMLADAPAPWQTGAADGDPQRGPLAVRQAGDRLVVELAGEIDRDTAEQLRRTVVEAASAGTAAAVEVDLDGVDSVDMGGVAALLAAREAGRRTGIELVIAGAGPQVRQSLARAGLAVAVPD; via the coding sequence ATGTTCGGACAGACCACCACCGGTACGCCGCCGGCCACCGAGCGCGGACTGGAGGATCTCGACGCCGCCGCGGTCGCGTACGCGGCGCGGATCGCCGGCCTGCCACCGGATCGCCGCCAGGAGGCCCGCGACGACCTGGTGCGGTTCGCGCTGCCGTTCGCGGGTCGGCTGGCCCGCCGCTACCGGGGGCGCGGTGAGCCGCTGGAGGACCTGGAGCAGGTGGCCCGGCTCGGCCTGGTCAACGCCGTGGACCGGTACGACCCCGAACGCGGTTCGTTCACCGCGTACGCGGCGATCACGATCGTCGGTGAGATCAAGCGGCACTTCCGGGACCGGACCTGGGGGGTGCACGTGCCGCGCCGGCTGCGCGACCTGATCCTGGAGGTGGGTCAGGCGACCGCGGCGTTGACGAGCGAACTGTCCCGGTCGCCGACCGTGGCCGAACTGGCCGAACGGCTGGAGACGCCGGAGGAGGAGATCCTCGCCGCCCTGGAGTCGGCGGCCGGGTACAGCCCCGCCTCGCTGAACGCGCCGGTCGGTGGGGAGAGTTCGGCCGAGTTCGGCGACCTGGTCGGGGCCTCCGACAACGATCTGGAGTCGGTGGACGACCGGGTCACGGTCAGCGGTCTGCTCGGCCGGCTGCCGTGGCGGGAACGCCGGATCCTGGCCATGCGCTTCTACGGCAACCAGACCCAGGCGGAGATCGCCGCCCGGTTCGGCATCTCCCAGATGCACGTCTCGCGGCTGCTCTCCCGGGCGCTGACCTGGCTGCGGCAGGCGATGCTCGCCGACGCGCCGGCGCCCTGGCAGACCGGCGCGGCCGACGGCGATCCGCAGCGCGGCCCGCTCGCGGTGCGCCAGGCCGGCGACCGGCTGGTGGTCGAGCTGGCCGGCGAGATCGACCGGGACACCGCGGAGCAGCTGCGCCGGACGGTGGTCGAGGCCGCCAGCGCCGGTACGGCGGCGGCGGTGGAGGTCGATCTCGACGGGGTGGACTCGGTCGACATGGGAGGTGTCGCCGCGCTGCTCGCGGCGCGGGAGGCCGGCCGGCGTACCGGGATCGAGCTGGTGATCGCGGGGGCCGGGCCGCAGGTGCGGCAGTCGCTGGCCAGAGCGGGCCTGGCGGTCGCGGTGCCGGACTGA
- a CDS encoding thiamine pyrophosphate-binding protein: MPDPGRYGRVRLGADLVVERLRAWRVPRLFGQPDEAVAPIVEALRHGGGDPAFVAVRHQETAAFMATGHAKYTGGVGVCLAARGPAAVQLLNGLYDAKLDGQPVVAIVGEPAGGPPGEPHRDIEPARLFGDVCAPFVRAATDVDQLRLLLDQALRTAQAVRGPTCVLIPTDVQLALVPDRAPYLEPAVAAPALPPTGIAPHEADLGAAAQLLAAGRRVAVLVGQGAAGAAPEIVALADRLGAGVASSLPGKPVLDERLPFHTGVLGHVGGAASAELMGGCDTLLLIGTNDPWTEYYPAPGQAKAVQIDLDGRRLATRYPIDVPLIGDAAQTLRALLDRLPHRHNRQWRDRVERSVDRYRAELGARARRPAHPVNPQRVVQELSPRLPRTCALAVDVGSVTYWYARHLLLPAGVPAALCAGLAATGCAVPYALAAKLAEPGRPVIALTGDGAMQMTGLAELVTVARQWPDWPDPRFVILVLNNRDASGRTGGGPADAARLPDVPYAAWARMLGLHGIRIDRPELVGAAWDEALAANRPTLVEAVVDPAVPLEPPAVPLADLRELAAVPSG; this comes from the coding sequence GTGCCTGACCCGGGCCGGTACGGCCGGGTCCGGCTCGGCGCCGACCTGGTGGTCGAGCGACTGCGCGCCTGGCGGGTACCGCGGCTCTTCGGCCAGCCCGACGAGGCCGTCGCCCCGATCGTCGAGGCGCTGCGGCACGGTGGCGGCGATCCCGCCTTCGTGGCGGTCCGCCACCAGGAGACGGCCGCGTTCATGGCGACCGGGCACGCCAAGTACACCGGCGGTGTCGGGGTCTGTCTCGCCGCCCGCGGGCCGGCCGCGGTGCAGCTGCTCAACGGTCTCTACGACGCGAAGCTGGACGGCCAGCCGGTGGTCGCCATCGTCGGCGAGCCGGCCGGCGGGCCACCCGGCGAGCCGCACCGGGACATCGAACCGGCCCGGCTCTTCGGCGACGTCTGCGCCCCGTTCGTCCGCGCGGCCACCGACGTCGACCAGCTCCGGCTCCTGCTCGACCAGGCGTTGCGGACCGCCCAGGCGGTCCGCGGCCCGACCTGCGTGCTGATCCCCACCGACGTGCAACTGGCCCTGGTGCCGGATCGGGCGCCGTACCTGGAACCGGCCGTGGCCGCGCCGGCGCTGCCGCCGACCGGGATCGCCCCGCACGAGGCGGATCTGGGCGCCGCGGCCCAGCTGCTCGCCGCCGGGCGGCGGGTGGCGGTGCTGGTCGGGCAGGGCGCGGCCGGGGCGGCGCCGGAGATCGTCGCGCTGGCGGATCGGCTCGGCGCCGGGGTGGCCAGCTCGCTGCCGGGAAAGCCGGTGCTCGACGAGCGGTTGCCGTTCCACACCGGGGTGCTCGGACACGTCGGAGGCGCCGCCAGCGCCGAGTTGATGGGCGGCTGCGACACCCTGCTGCTGATCGGCACCAACGATCCGTGGACCGAGTACTACCCGGCGCCGGGCCAGGCGAAGGCGGTCCAGATCGACCTGGACGGCCGGCGGCTGGCGACCCGCTACCCGATCGACGTGCCGCTGATCGGGGATGCCGCGCAGACCCTGCGGGCGCTGCTCGACCGGCTGCCCCACCGGCACAACCGGCAGTGGCGGGACCGGGTCGAGCGTTCGGTGGACCGGTACCGGGCGGAGCTCGGCGCCCGGGCCCGCCGCCCGGCGCACCCGGTGAACCCGCAGCGGGTGGTGCAGGAGCTCTCCCCCCGACTGCCGCGGACCTGCGCGTTGGCGGTGGATGTCGGTTCGGTCACCTACTGGTACGCCCGGCACCTGCTGCTGCCCGCCGGTGTCCCGGCCGCACTCTGCGCCGGTCTGGCCGCGACCGGCTGCGCCGTCCCGTACGCCCTGGCGGCGAAGCTGGCCGAACCGGGCCGGCCGGTCATCGCCCTCACCGGCGACGGTGCGATGCAGATGACCGGTCTCGCGGAACTCGTCACCGTCGCCCGGCAGTGGCCGGACTGGCCCGATCCGCGGTTCGTGATCCTGGTGCTGAACAACCGGGACGCCAGCGGGCGCACCGGTGGCGGCCCGGCCGACGCCGCCCGCCTGCCCGACGTCCCGTACGCGGCCTGGGCCCGGATGCTGGGCCTGCACGGGATCCGGATCGACCGGCCGGAACTGGTCGGCGCGGCCTGGGACGAGGCGCTGGCGGCGAACCGGCCCACCCTCGTCGAGGCGGTGGTGGATCCGGCCGTTCCGCTCGAACCGCCGGCGGTGCCGCTGGCCGACCTACGGGAGCTCGCGGCCGTCCCGTCCGGCTAG
- a CDS encoding Vms1/Ankzf1 family peptidyl-tRNA hydrolase, translated as MELSFLRPMYERPGPWVSVYLDASRDTEDARPALDLRWRALRDELLDQRAAPAAVAALDDVIRGHDPMPGDYGLAAFASDDRITLTEYLDAPPARDLASHGPLAHAMPLVAQRGEQIPWVRVLADRTGADVDAVSAGGVARRARVTGSDQYPIRRVKPGAWSQANYQREAMTAWQRNAGDAAAATAELADRIGAEVVVVAGDPQARSMLAAALPARWQSRIVQTEAGSRADGADPRALDDVTAQAVAEVAEAHANAALDRFGSQERIGEGLAAVVAALQRGQVETMLIVDDPSSTDRLWIGPEPTEIAVAPDELAAMAVTEPQRVRADAALLRALVGTDAGLTVLGPDEAPELTDGVGAVLRYADAGTPGRDSA; from the coding sequence ACCTGCGGTGGCGGGCGCTGCGCGACGAACTTCTCGACCAGCGGGCCGCGCCGGCCGCGGTGGCGGCACTCGACGACGTGATCCGGGGACACGACCCGATGCCCGGCGACTACGGCCTCGCCGCCTTCGCCAGCGATGACCGGATCACCCTGACCGAGTACCTCGACGCCCCACCGGCGCGGGATCTGGCCAGTCACGGACCGCTGGCCCACGCCATGCCGCTGGTGGCCCAGCGCGGTGAGCAGATCCCATGGGTACGGGTGCTGGCCGACCGGACCGGCGCCGACGTGGACGCGGTCAGCGCGGGCGGCGTCGCCCGGCGGGCCCGGGTCACCGGCAGCGACCAGTACCCGATCCGCCGGGTCAAACCGGGTGCCTGGTCGCAGGCGAACTACCAACGCGAGGCGATGACGGCGTGGCAGCGCAACGCCGGCGACGCAGCGGCCGCGACGGCCGAGCTGGCCGACCGGATCGGCGCCGAGGTCGTGGTGGTGGCCGGGGATCCGCAGGCCAGGTCGATGCTGGCCGCGGCGTTGCCGGCCCGCTGGCAGAGCCGGATCGTGCAGACCGAGGCCGGCTCGCGGGCCGACGGCGCCGACCCCCGTGCCCTGGACGACGTGACGGCCCAGGCGGTGGCCGAGGTGGCCGAGGCGCACGCCAACGCCGCGCTGGACCGGTTCGGCAGCCAGGAACGCATCGGCGAGGGACTGGCCGCGGTGGTCGCGGCCCTGCAACGCGGCCAGGTGGAGACGATGCTGATCGTCGACGACCCGTCCTCGACCGACCGGCTCTGGATCGGTCCCGAACCGACCGAGATCGCGGTCGCCCCGGACGAACTGGCCGCCATGGCGGTGACCGAACCCCAACGGGTCCGGGCCGACGCGGCTCTGCTGCGCGCCCTGGTCGGCACCGACGCCGGGCTCACCGTACTCGGGCCGGACGAGGCACCGGAGCTGACCGACGGCGTCGGCGCGGTGCTGCGGTACGCCGACGCCGGCACCCCGGGCCGGGACAGTGCCTGA